The following proteins are co-located in the Xiphophorus maculatus strain JP 163 A chromosome 8, X_maculatus-5.0-male, whole genome shotgun sequence genome:
- the prlr gene encoding prolactin receptor, with product MMKKVGEVVLLWLLILFIQIAAGEGYSPPGKPTNISCRSPEKETFTCWWQPGSDGGLPTTYALYYRKEGSERVFECPDYKTAGKNSCFFSKNVTSIWVNYNITVVATNSMGNTFSNPVDIDVVYIVKPNPPEEVVVSVTEDKDWPFLQVSWKPPKMADTRSGWITLIYEVRLKLENENKWEELSAGQRKIFKIYSLRSGGTYDVQVRCKPDHGFWSEWSPTTRVKVPEYLPQERSMWILIVVFAAFILIICIWMIYMNFHSVKHYLLPPVPGPKIKGIDKQLLKSGKSEDIFSSLVVSNFPPTTSNYEDFLVQYLEVYVPEERELIMDEGKDLQDDSFKTENSTCDNDSGRGSCDSHTLLIDKGGGDKDDGQQTDQEGSQAEAETKSHEEVMEEEHLACCHENAQIPNISKEKEKVKSWPSLFSPLPQYSLSPVNRPNKPKMGNQHCLSDGLFTPNSLSSYFTQPGPSTTKGFRSNYWECSLDHKQSHLLHPQTAAHEHLQAENDLNAAYVDYMGAPLDVHELSVRPTEYVEVQRVSDEDVVLLHPVTPSQENSYTVSHQTEDYSRVRMVNNNNGLLLLQRDDIEEEKNMCPYEEEMVSRATSTGCRASVTPTLQNSATGINTALPILDEKAASGYVDTATMFGLPTY from the exons ATGATGAAGAAGGTTGGGGAAGTTGTTCTGCTCTGGCTGTTGATATTATTTATCCAGATTGCAGCAGGAGAGG gATACAGCCCTCCAGGGAAGCCAACAAATATCAGTTGTCGCTCTCCAGAAAAAGAGACCTTCACCTGCTGGTGGCAGCCAGGCTCTGATGGCGGGCTTCCAACCACCTACGCCTTGTACTACCGCAAAGAAGG CTCTGAGAGGGTGTTCGAGTGTCCTGACTACAAAACGGCCGGCAAGAACTCTTGCTTCTTCAGCAAGAATGTTACGTCCATCTGGGTGAACTACAACATCACCGTTGTGGCTACCAACTCGATGGGAAACACATTTTCCAATCCCGTTGACATAGATGTCGTCTACATCG TCAAGCCCAATCCTCCGGAAGAAGTGGTAGTGAGTGTCACAGAGGACAAAGACTGGCCTTTTCTTCAAGTGTCATGGAAGCCCCCCAAAATGGCTGACACCCGCTCGGGTTGGATCACTCTCATCTACGAGGTCCGACTCAAGTTGGAGAATGAGAATAAATGGGAG GAGCTCTCTGCAGGCCAGAGGAAGATTTTTAAGATTTACAGCCTGAGGTCAGGTGGTACTTATGATGTTCAGGTTCGCTGTAAGCCTGATCATGGCTTCTGGAGTGAATGGAGCCCCACAACCCGTGTCAAAGTTCCTGAAT ATTTACCACAGGAAAGGTCAATGTGGATCCTTATAGTGGTCTTTGCTGCCTTCATCCTCATCATCTGTATTTGGATGATATACATGAACTTTCATAG TGTGAAGCACTACCTTCTGCCACCAGTGCCAGGACCTAAGATCAAGGGAATTGACAAACAACTTCTTAAG AGTGGCAAATCTGAGGACATCTTCAGCTCACTGGTGGTGTCTAATTTTCCCCCAACCACATCCAACTATGAGGATTTTCTTGTGCAATACTTAGAGGTGTATGTCCCAGAGGAGCGTGAACTAATCATGGATGAAGGCAAAGATCTTCAAGACGATAGCTTCAAAACTGAAAACTCCACATGTGACAATGATTCTGGCCGGGGCAGCTGTGACAGCCACACACTGCTTATCGATAAGGGCGGAGGTGACAAAGACGATGGGCAGCAGACAGATCAGGAGGGTAGTCAGGCTGAGgctgaaacaaaaagtcatgAGGAAGTAATGGAGGAGGAACACCTGGCATGTTGTCATGAAAATGCGCAGATCCCAAATATTTCCAAAGAGAAGGAGAAGGTGAAGAGCTGGccttctttgttttctccacTGCCCCAGTACAGTCTTAGCCCAGTGAATCGACCAAATAAACCTAAGATGGGGAATCAACACTGTCTTTCTGACGGCCTGTTCACCCCAAACTCCTTGTCATCTTACTTCACTCAGCCTGGTCCCAGCACCACAAAAGGCTTTAGATCAAATTACTGGGAGTGTAGCTTGGACCACAAGCAATCTCATCTACTCCATCCCCAGACAGCAGCCCATGAGCACCTCCAGGCCGAGAATGACCTCAATGCGGCATATGTCGACTACATGGGAGCACCGTTGGATGTTCATGAGCTCAGTGTCAGGCCCACCGAGTATGTCGAAGTCCAGAGGGTCAGTGACGAGGACGTGGTTCTTCTTCACCCTGTTACCCCCAGCCAGGAAAACAGCTATACCGTAAGCCACCAAACAGAGGACTACAGCAGGGTGAGGATGGTGAACAATAATAACGGGTTACTACTTCTTCAGAGAGATGATATTGAGGAAGAGAAGAATATGTGCCCTTATGAAGAAGAAATGGTAAGCAGAGCAACGTCGACTGGCTGCAGAGCATCCGTCACTCCCACATTACAGAACTCTGCGACTGGCATTAACACCGCGTTGCCAATTCTTGACGAAAAGGCAGCCAGTGGCTACGTCGACACCGCCACCATGTTTGGCCTGCCCACTTACTAG